A stretch of DNA from Artemia franciscana unplaced genomic scaffold, ASM3288406v1 PGA_scaffold_30, whole genome shotgun sequence:
ataatttttgatgttgCTGATGAAAAAGCTAAGAACGTAGCTAGAAATATTGGTGAAAAGGCCTTATGTTTAATCAAGAAGTAGGAGCTTGTACAAAAATTATCTGAATGATATATCATCTGAAGacaagaggaatgtaaagaaagtggaaaaacatcaaaatatgaaataaggatatgtgaagtggagaccatggataaaattcccgaagatctggaagatgcagctagacggcataatagtaaatatTGTagtggcatgttaataaattaagagggagtagtcaattcGGTTTTTTCTCAGTTAAAGATAGGGACGGGCTAAAATCAGTTATAAAGAAGGAGTCAAAAAATGATGGACTGAACATTGTAGGAATGTGCTAAGTCGAAACGGAGTTACAGGAAAAGtaatagaagaaaatgaaaaagtttctgaTACCTTGGATTTGAAGCAAGATTtgcgaggaagaattagcgccagtactaaaaggataaaaaaataagccatcagttgctgatagtgtggttaatgagtttcttaaatatggtggctctgaggttagaaataagctactgaagattatgatttttgaaaaagtggaagtacctagcgattttaggaaaaactcCAATtcaaccactgtataagaaagatgataagagtgaGGGTGGTAATTATCGAAGCATTAGTTTGATCAATCTGGTTATTAAATTGCTTAGTAATGTGATACTTTTTGTACTGAGAGATGCTCTAGACAAAGTTATATAAGAAGAATACTGGGGTTTTAAAAATGGTAGAGGATAGGCTGACCAATCTTTCACTCTTAAGTTAATAATTAAGAACTGGCTGAGTTATCGAACCCCTTTGATCCtcattttatagattatgagcaagctttcaattcttttgatagaaCAGCTTTAGCGAagatcttatccttgtatggtataccagacaaatacataaagtgattagtgatatgtacgagaatagcattgctgcggttaaggtagtaAATGATATTAgaagctggtttcgtattaaatcgaGAGTTAAGTCGGGCTCTGATCTATCCCCTTTTATACGGATCagtttgatggactttgtcttaagaattgcagcaaaaaaatgggagaacatggaatcaaatgggatgGGAAAAacttcctggacttagattaggCTGATAATTTAAGTATTCTAGTTGAACTTgtaatgaatgaacttttagaggttttgtgagttagGGATTCTAGAATAGGTTTTAAATCAATGTTAATAAGAACAAgacactaaggctaggaatacaTGAAGAtgaaaggtgacgttgggtaacaaaatattttattaagtggacagcttcacttgccttggtagtattattagtaaagacggtaggAGCAGTGAAGATTTAAAAGTAGAATGGCCAAGactcagagtttttttttcgcagttaaaaacaagctttgaagaataggaagaaaagtccacaaaccaagattataatattggaagctacagcgTTGACacttggtcaaatatggttctcaAGAGAAATTACTTTTGATTTCTTCTAaatacccggctgactgaccgtatttcaaatagtaggctCTTCGAGAAGTGTGGTTCGATCCCCCTTTCTTGGTCATTAATGAGAGAAAGGCTTTGAAGgttaggacacgttctgcgaaTGAAAGAGGACAGAATTcctaagattgtccttttcggtcaaCCATCTAGAGTTAAatagaaagcaggtcgtctgcggttggggtggaaggatgtcataaagaaagatcttAGCGACATCtaaactttctgggagggtgtcaCGAAGAAGATTTttaatagattggaatggagaaggagcgtaggtagctgtgttggcctcaggcatcTTGATGCTGTGGTGACttattagtagtattattttcatttcatattcaaaaaataatttcctgttcaaattttgttacaaGTATACACAGTGTATTttcaagatttgaaaaaagctgaataactaattatttttttggttaaacaaAGCTGGGGGCTTCATTTACCAGAAAGGGCAGAAGCCTTAAGAGGGGCATGGGTGCAAAAAGTGGGGGTTAAGTGAGCATAGAGGGCAAAAAGTTGTGGTAAAAGGTAGGGGCGAGCCACAGACGATCAGGGCGTCTGAGGATCAGGGTTAGTCCCCCTCATgttttgaagtaaaaaattgACATTGAGTATTTTGAGGTGCAAGGGCTGCCAAGGGATGCCAAAGTGCCACAATAGACTACGAGGAGTGGAGTTGCCCATGGTGCCAGGAGTGTTCTGAGCCATGATGAGCAATGGGTTACAAAGTACCAACGACTAGGTATTGTAATGGTCCAAAGAGTGCCACGAGCCGAAGAACTGCAATGGGCTATTGATTGTAATTAATTTCCCATCATCTCCCCAAAAAGTTTTATCATTTACTTCAATGGATTGGTCCCATAGAAAATTTTCATCGAGCCTTACATTCGTAATAATGGCTTTGTTACGACAACACAGCTTAAGAATATTCATTGATAGGCTTtgcaaaaaaagtatatttgcaATAAACTGTATTCCTGTGAGGGTTGCGCCAATCGACAAATAGTGATAGACTTCTGGATTTCCTTTTCCATCTAATAAACTCATTTTCACACCAACAAATTCCCAAACCAACAGCTGCCCGCTGGTAATACAGGGAAACTTTGAACAAACTATTAAAACACATGCCGGAAAAGACATGTTACCATTAAACCAATAAAGatgaaaacagtaatggctattggtGGGTTAGTCTCAATAGAGGTCATATTATTTGTACTGGTTCCAATCTATCAAAAAGAGTTTTAAAAGACATTGAGAGAACTATTTATGAACTTTATCGTCCATAAATAGTCGGTCCACGTATcggttttattttcaacatcCCGAAGCTTGAAGTTTACCTTAACCCCTACCCCTCTTTTGTCTTCCCTCATTTCACAGTTGAGTAgagtaaatattaattattaccTTTTTCAGGTTACGTTCTGTCTATGTTTTCTTTCCACTTTTATTGCTTGTCATATCCGAAGGTTATTTCCCAATGAAGCAGGCGCGATTTCTACTACACAAACCGTTCAGCTTTGAAAGAGAGCATATACAAGTTCCAATGCCTGTGGTTGAATTAAAGAGATTGAACACACAAATTATTTCTCTCTCCTTTTCAATACTGTTCACCTCTCTGACTTCATATACTAAAACAATAGTGCATCCTACCTGTTATCAGCTTTTGTCATCTGTATTGCCAGTTTGTCACAGAAAGAAGAGACAATATTTCTGGGACGATTTTCCGCAAGCAAGAAATTCTCCGCTTATGGCAGAGTCTGTAATACTCCACGCTATGCCTCAACCTTATGCAGTTAAATATGTAAGGTATGTAtcaaatattgtcaaaaattaaagccccattttattttatgtaaagGTTACCAtctagaaattactattaacaAATAGACAAAacttcaacccctccccccaaaaaaaatcatcaccACAAACAATAGTGGATGTTGATATAGATGAACAAACAAGTCCCAAAATAAGctgaaattcaaataaataatcaagtcaaaattgaaacaaatagaaattaccacAAGCACGGCATCGACCTACTCACACTCCGTCCATATGCCTTCAATGGTTGGTATATTACTTTCACTtaattaaaaacagtttttagattttttttataattataatatttgagAAACAAATTGTTCCCCTTCAATAAAATCTTAAATCTGAGATTGCCATGAATcccagaaataaattttatcatatattaACACTtagtctattttcaatattttttccgaTTCTTAATTATTCCAATTCTATACTTCTTCAATAAACTTGGTTATTAGAGtgatttttacttattttctatttttgggcaaaattttgaaaaccaaacCGTGCTGTTCAAAACGTAcaggttttcaataaaacacaaagGACATAATAGCCTTTAAAAAGCCTACGGTTGGGGAAGGGACAGTATTCCTGGGTACACCTATAATCAATATCATTCTATTAGAACAGAGAAATAGAGATAgttaaaaattgaactattaaagaaagttgaaattttgttttgaataaagCTTTAAGACCATTCCGGACTCAAATCCAAATTGTTATCGAGTTACCAACCTCAATCTTAATCCTGGAATCAGAAATCAGAAAAGAACGGAACGTAAGTGGTAAACCATCGTAAATTGCTTAAAACAATGATGCCCAACCACCTAAACAGTTTAACAGAGAGAATAGAAAGCGATATCCATGCCAGAGGGGAAAGTGAATGGGGGAAATAGTAGAAAGTGAAGTACTCAAACTAATcaaccatttaaaaaaagatcaaccttaaaaatacttcaaaaatataattacaaacTTAGAAAAACTATCTATACTCCAGCCAATAATAAGAAGGTTATCTGTAGGCTATATATGCTACATATGGGACCTAGGCGACCCAGAGAAACAATTTGGATGTATATTAtccatttttcagagaaatGTATCAAAAAAATAGATAAGTTAACATTAAGTTAGCACATGCAGCTGCacacaatttcctttaaatttgcCTAGCAGTCAATAATTGTA
This window harbors:
- the LOC136041602 gene encoding uncharacterized protein LOC136041602 isoform X4, producing the protein MLRSVYVFFPLLLLVISEGYFPMKQARFLLHKPFSFEREHIQVPMPVVELKRLNTQIISLSFSILFTSLTSYTKTIVHPTCYQLLSSVLPVCHRKKRQYFWDDFPQARNSPLMAESVILHAMPQPYAVKYVRPTDLFTNHPAYSPYGALGYRDDEDNDPIQPSFKIAAPKQGIFLLQTMVVSTHIATTTQTQTAGTTVTHILPCIPLSGVKGCLCNPSVYLTSSSTDSSTSTFSSSSSSAD
- the LOC136041602 gene encoding uncharacterized protein LOC136041602 isoform X3 produces the protein MSKLLKLRSVYVFFPLLLLVISEGYFPMKQARFLLHKPFSFEREHIQVPMPVVELKRLNTQIISLSFSILFTSLTSYTKTIVHPTCYQLLSSVLPVCHRKKRQYFWDDFPQARNSPLMAESVILHAMPQPYAVKYVRPTDLFTNHPAYSPYGALGYRDDEDNDPIQPSFKIAAPKQGIFLLQTMVVSTHIATTTQTQTAGTTVTHILPCIPLSGVKGCLCNPSVYLTSSSTDSSTSTFSSSSSSAD